A genome region from Eretmochelys imbricata isolate rEreImb1 chromosome 8, rEreImb1.hap1, whole genome shotgun sequence includes the following:
- the LOC144269117 gene encoding protocadherin gamma-A1-like, giving the protein MTDIKRLRDCNRRVLFCFVFFTVWEAISGHIRYSIPEEMQKGSFVGNIVKDLGLNTKEFSDRGVRIVSRGKRQYFALNVKSGYLYSTERIDREQICGQMEKCLLNFEVLVKDKAKLFAVEVEITDINDNEPLFQEDELEFRISELVAVGTRYSLEGAQDPDLGTNSVQGYNLSSNKHFSLDVQTGADGDKYAELVLEKSLDREEQDVHDLILTATDGGDPVRSGTAQIRVVVLDANDNAPVFSQPVYKVNVLENVPVGSLLLTVNATDPDEAINSEVTYSLRKMKDKASQIFQVDSKTGEISTVGNLDYEEAALYEMEIQAKDVGDLWARSKVLIAVIDINDNEPQITVTSVTNSVSEDSPPGTVIVFIHLHDLDSGENGDVICSIPPNLPFRLQKSFDNYYSLVSDRALDRERVSDYNVTITATDRGTPPLSSTTNILVQLSDINDNAPIFNQTSYTLYITENNPRGASFGSLKANDSDLEENARVTYSINEGHINEAPLSSISINSETGALYALRSFDYEQFREIRFQVQAQDGGSPPLSSNVSVTLFILDQNDNSPHILHPSFPTDGSTGVELAPRSSEPGYLVTKVVAVDADSGQNAWLSYQLLKATEPGLFSVGLHSGEIRTARSFVDKDALKQSLVVLVKDNGQPPLSATATVTVVVADSIPEILSDLSSLSAPADPQSSLTLYLVIAVASVSCLFFTVILVFLALRLRRWRNSQLFDSSSVTFSGVPVSQFVGIDGVRAFLHSYSHEGSLTTNSRKSQFNFPKSNYSNTLTSQQTCEIKYPVSISADLKSGEGEQKFVQDGPRDALIQTNFRCPLCTYVQTFIISLELQFSDRDSECRCWPIRCGAAAEDPLEPAAV; this is encoded by the exons ATGACGGATATAAAGAGGCTCCGGGACTGCAACCGGCGAGTCCTGTTCTGCTTTGTATTTTTTACCGTTTGGGAGGCAATTTCTGGGCACATTCGCTATTCCATTCCGGAGGAAATGCAGAAAGGCTCTTTCGTGGGGAATATCGTTAAGGATCTGGGGCTCAATACAAAGGAGTTTTCAGACCGCGGAGTCCGCATCGTTTCCAGAGGTAAGAGGCAGTATTTTGCTCTGAATGTTAAAAGCGGTTATTTATACTCCACGGAAAGGATTGACAGAGAGCAGATCTGCGGACAGATGGAGAAATGTCTGCTAAATTTTGAGGTTCTCGTTAAGGATAAAGCTAAACTTTTTGCAGTTGAAGTTGAAATCACAGATATTAATGACAATGAGCCTCTCTTCCAAGAAGATGAATTGGAATTTAGAATCAGTGAGTTAGTCGCTGTGGGAACCCGATATTCTCTTGAGGGGGCGCAGGATCCAGATTTGGGAACCAATTCTGTGCAGGGCTATAATCTCAGCAGTAACAAACACTTCTCTCTGGATGTGCAAACGGGAGCTGATGGAGACAAATATGCCGAACTGGTGCTGGAAAAGTCTCTAGACCGGGAAGAACAAGATGTTCACGATCTAATCCTCACAGCCACTGACGGTGGAGATCCAGTTAGGTCCGGAACTGCACAGATCCGCGTTGTTGTCCTTGACGCAAATGACAATGCACCAGTTTTCAGTCAGCCTGTCTATAAAGTGAATGTTTTGGAAAATGTGCCCGTCGGGTCTCTGCTGCTGACAGTAAACGCCACAGATCCGGACGAAGCGATAAATTCGGAGGTCACATATTCACTCCGGAAGATGAAAGACAAAGCGTCCCAGATATTCCAGGTGGATTCTAAAACGGGGGAAATATCAACTGTGGGAAACCTGGATTATGAGGAAGCTGCATTATATGAAATGGAGATTCAAGCCAAAGACGTTGGAGACCTCTGGGCCAGGTCTAAAGTTCTGATAGCTGTTATTGATATCAATGATAATGAGCCACAGATTACAGTCACCTCAGTCACCAACTCTGTGAGCGAAGACAGCCCGCCGGGAACTGTGATCGTCTTTATACATTTACATGATCTGGATTCCGGAGAGAATGGTGATGTCATATGTTCTATACCACCCAACCTGCCATTCAGGTTACAGAAATCATTTGACAATTATTACAGCTTGGTGAGTGACAGAGCATTGGACCGGGAGAGGGTCTCCGATTACAATGTAACTATCACAGCCACAGACCGAGGGACCCCTCCTTTATCCTCAACAACAAACATTTTAGTACAGCTTTCAGACATAAACGACAACGCTCCTATCTTCAACCAGACATCCTACACTTTGTACATCACAGAGAACAATCCCAGAGGAGCTTCCTTTGGTTCCCTGAAAGCGAATGATTCCGACCTGGAGGAGAACGCCCGAGTCACTTACTCTATTAATGAAGGACACATAAATGAAGCGCCACTCTCCTCCATCTCCATTAACTCCGAGACTGGGGCTCTCTACGCTCTGCGCTCCTTCGATTACGAACAGTTCCGGGAGATTCGGTTCCAAGTGCAGGCTCAGGATGGGGgttccccacctctcagcagtAATGTCTCCGTCACTCTCTTTATACTGGATCAGAATGACAACAGCCCGCACATCTTACACCCCTCCTTTCCCACCGATGGCTCCACGGGAGTGGAGTTGGCCCCTCGCTCCTCCGAGCCGGGTTACCTGGTCACTAAGGTGGTGGCGGTGGATGCAGACTCCGGGCAGAACGCCTGGCTCTCCTACCAGCTGCTGAAGGCTACAGAGCCGGGGCTCTTCTCTGTGGGACTCCACAGCGGCGAGATCAGGACAGCGCGCTCCTTTGTAGACAAAGATGCGCTCAAGCAAAGTCTGGTGGTTTTAGTGAAGGACAACGGGcagccccctctctctgccacGGCCACTGTCACGGTGGTGGTGGCTGACAGCATCCCCGAAATCCTTTCCGATTTAAGCAGCCTCTCAGCTCCTGCAGACCCCCAGTCCAGCCTCACCTTGTATTTGGTGATCGCTGTGGCTTCCGTTTCCTGCTTGTTCTTTACCGTTATCCTAGTGTTCCTGGCCCTGAGACTCCGCAGGTGGCGAAACTCACAGCTGTTTGACTCCTCGAGTGTGACTTTCAGTGGAGTTCCCGTCTCGCAGTTTGTGGGGATCGATGGAGTCAGAGCTTTTCTTCACTCCTACTCACATGAAGGTTCTCTAACCACGAACTCCAGGAAGAGCCAGTTCAACTTTCCCAAATCAAACTATTCAAATACTCTGACCAGTCAGCAGACTTGTGAGATAAAGTATCCTGTGTCAATATCGGCAGATTTAAAGAGTGGTGAAGGCGAGCAGAAATTTGTTCAA GATGGACCAAGGGATGCATTGATCCAAACGAATTTCCGTTGCCCTCTCTGTACCTACGTCCAGACTTTTATCATATCATTGGAGCTGCAGTTCTCAGACAGAGACTCAGAGTGCCGCTGTTGGCCAATACGGTGCGGAGCTGCAGCCGAAGATCCATTGGAGCCGGCTGCAGTGTGA